A genomic window from Enoplosus armatus isolate fEnoArm2 chromosome 18, fEnoArm2.hap1, whole genome shotgun sequence includes:
- the LOC139301414 gene encoding nucleus accumbens-associated protein 2 — MSQQLHVEIPNFGATVLGSLNEQRLLGHYCDVSILVKGQAFKAHRAVLAASSLYFRDLFSSSTKTQFELPSSVTPACFEQILTFCYTGKLTMAASEQLVVMYTAGYLQIQHIVEKGMDLMFKANSPHCDSQTAGSLEETGSEPQSPCNNGNGLAVAALLGTPGWSPSLLMPQRKIKLEGGDPTPLTVPSTQSKISSSELGSRLARAGSLFYTTAGGTHIPGMPPYHLQGAGNGGAGVERSSPGASSLPTTDSPTSYQNEDEEFEEEPYDGITEDAYSHLYGRSANPYGIQDKPEMAAVPLALENRNCVLIRRDLVALPASLISQIGYRCHPKLYSEGDPGEKLELVAGTQVFMTRGQLMNCHLCAGIKHKVLLRRLLATFFDRNTLANSCGTGIRSSTSDPSRKPLDSRVLNAVKLYCQNFNPNFKESEMNVIAADMCTNARRVRKRWLPKIKSMLPDGMEVYRAGMGMGAAVGLGLALAAPQPGVPLPFEPDFKTLEQRLYPDRKDPLRTHPPLTEGSPGSGVAGAEAEGEGEGVVQEEQEEDEDEAGLEGVDGSLGAPTLIPGAEAGNCGDMPPEQEVESFGQGLRVNGQ, encoded by the exons ATGTCCCAGCAGCTCCATGTGGAGATCCCGAACTTTGGAGCCACAGTTCTGGGCTCCCTTAATGAGCAGCGCCTGCTGGGACACTACTGCGATGTATCCATCCTGGTCAAAG GTCAGGCGTTCAAAGCCCACCGGGCCGTTTTGGCTGCCAGCAGCCTCTACTTTCGTGACCTCTTCAGCAGCTCCACCAAGACCCAGTTTGAGTTGCCCTCCTCAGTCACACCTGCTTGCTTTGAGCAGATTCTCACTTTCTGCTATACAGGGAAGCTAACAATGGCAGCTAGTGAACAGCTGGTGGTCATGTACACAGCTGGCTACCTCCAAATTCAGCATATAGTTGAAAAGGGCATGGACCTCATGTTCAAGGCGAACTCGCCTCACTGTGACTCGCAAACTGCAGGGTCCTTAGAGGAAACAGGATCCGAGCCGCAGAGTCCTTGTAATAATGGTAATGGCCTGGCAGTGGCTGCCCTATTGGGAACCCCAGGCTGGTCTCCATCCCTACTCATGCCGCAACGCAAGATTAAACTAGAAGGGGGTGACCCGACACCCCTGACGGTGCCCTCAACACAAAGCAAGATTTCATCCTCGGAGCTGGGGAGTCGGCTGGCGAGGGCTGGTTCACTATTCTACACAACAGCTGGTGGGACCCACATCCCTGGTATGCCTCCTTACCACCTTCAAGGGGCTGGTAATGGTGGAGCAGGAGTTGAAAGGTCCAGTCCTGGAGCGTCCAGCCTGCCAACCACTGACAGTCCTACATCCTACCAGAATGAGGATGAGGAGTTTGAAGAAGAGCCCTATGATGGGATCACAGAGGATGCTTACAGTCATCTCTACGGACGTTCAGCTAACCCCTACGGGA TCCAGGACAAGCCAGAGATGGCAGCAGTGCCCTTGGCCTTGGAGAACCGCAACTGTGTGCTGATCCGCAGGGACCTGGTGGCGCTGCCTGCAAGCCTCATCAGCCAGATAGGCTACCGCTGCCACCCTAAGCTCTACTCTGAGGGGGACCCCGGGGAGAAGCTGGAATTGGTAGCTG GTACACAGGTGTTTATGACTCGAGGCCAGCTGATGAATTGTCATCTATGTGCTGGTATCAAACACAAAGTCTTGCTCCGCCGTCTGCTAGCCACGTTCTTTGATAG AAACACTTTAGCCAATAGCTGTGGGACAGGTATCCGTTCTTCTACTAGTGACCCCAGTCGGAAACCCCTGGACAGCAGGGTCCTCAACGCTGTCAAAC TCTACTGTCAAAATTTCAACCCTAACTTCAAGGAGAGTGAAATGAATGTGATCGCTGCTGACATGTGCACTAATGCGAGGCGTGTCCGCAAGAGGTGGTTGCCCAAGATCAAGTCCATGCTGCCTGATGGCATGGAGGTGTACCGTGCAGGAATGGGCATGGGTGCCGCTGTGGGTCTGGGCCTGGCTCTAGCTGCCCCTCAGCCAGGGGTGCCGCTCCCCTTCGAGCCTGACTTCAAGACCCTAGAGCAAAGGTTGTATCCAGATCGCAAGGACCCTCTCAGGACTCACCCACCGCTGACAGAGGGCAGCCCCGGGTCTGGGGTAGCCGGAGCGGAGGctgaaggtgaaggtgaaggagTAGTccaggaggaacaggaggaagatgaggatgaagcCGGGTTAGAGGGAGTAGATGGATCACTGGGGGCGCCAACTTTGATTCCAGGAGCTGAGGCAGGCAATTGTGGTGACATGCCGCCTGAGCAGGAAGTGGAAAGTTTTGGACAAGGTCTGAGGGTGAACGGACAGTGA